From a region of the Sinorhizobium chiapasense genome:
- a CDS encoding substrate-binding domain-containing protein, protein MVSGISKYTLGFARIACAVVVGSLLASHSTLAEEPDRLAGIVEPVVATKPLKLGVTLVHLNDDFWKGIAYGIADEAKRSNVTVAQISIAGAYGNVTQQFSQIETLQSLGVDYIVLGAAAYKGYDPQLKRLKDAGIGVIAAGIPVDSKNVDFGVTQDDGAIGLGLAKEICAAAGPEKAGVIALPGPAGAEWARLRLDGFEQGLKACPDVTLVKGAVTGGLELEQGLTQASDMLQKNPDTKFIFTPVIPLGLGAAQAARQSGIQAQVVSATIVREALPLIKNDRLSALTSEPGILMGRLIVQFAIRDHEKLSKGDEFKTQGVAYPTIFTNNAVITKKNVDSYGYDVYDLPPKDWSLNIKQ, encoded by the coding sequence CGAGGAGCCTGACCGGCTGGCCGGAATTGTCGAGCCGGTCGTCGCAACCAAGCCGCTCAAACTCGGCGTAACGCTGGTTCACCTCAACGACGATTTCTGGAAAGGCATCGCCTACGGGATTGCCGACGAGGCAAAGCGAAGCAACGTCACAGTCGCCCAGATTTCGATCGCCGGCGCCTATGGGAATGTGACGCAACAATTCTCGCAGATCGAAACTTTGCAAAGCCTTGGTGTCGACTACATCGTACTCGGTGCTGCTGCTTATAAAGGCTATGATCCCCAGCTCAAGCGGCTGAAGGATGCGGGCATCGGCGTCATTGCTGCTGGCATTCCGGTCGATAGCAAGAACGTCGATTTCGGTGTCACGCAGGATGACGGAGCAATCGGTCTTGGGCTAGCCAAGGAGATCTGCGCGGCTGCCGGACCAGAAAAAGCCGGTGTCATCGCGCTGCCGGGACCCGCCGGCGCGGAATGGGCGCGCTTGCGGCTTGATGGGTTCGAGCAAGGACTGAAAGCGTGCCCGGATGTAACCTTGGTCAAGGGTGCTGTTACTGGCGGGCTTGAGCTGGAACAGGGCCTCACCCAGGCATCGGATATGCTTCAGAAAAATCCGGACACGAAGTTTATTTTCACGCCCGTGATACCGCTGGGACTGGGTGCGGCTCAGGCGGCTCGGCAGAGCGGCATTCAAGCCCAAGTGGTTTCTGCCACGATTGTCCGGGAGGCCCTCCCGTTGATCAAGAACGATCGCTTGTCGGCGCTCACGTCGGAGCCCGGCATCCTAATGGGCCGTCTGATCGTACAGTTCGCAATCCGAGATCACGAGAAGCTCTCGAAAGGTGACGAGTTCAAGACGCAGGGCGTGGCCTATCCAACAATCTTCACCAATAACGCCGTGATCACAAAAAAGAATGTCGATTCCTACGGTTACGATGTCTACGACCTTCCGCCAAAGGATTGGTCATTGAACATCAAGCAGTGA
- a CDS encoding sugar ABC transporter ATP-binding protein produces MTPLLRLVDVSKSFGATRALRGVSIDIFPGEIHCIIGENGAGKSTLGRICGGFVRPDTGSFWYGGKEVPFFSPEEARAAGLAMVFQELSLAPDLSIQDNLFLGADPTRNPLRVLRRSRERSECQSVLEAVGLGRIEIKRPVGQLPPGQQQLVEVSKALARNPRILVLDEPSAMLSLAERKHLHGIMGELRANGTAIVFVTHHVAEVAELADRVTVLRNGALVESIAGRQTVDQIVERLGGGGIPAPHRPQRHVVQNPESGTADFLSIVVPRLDGSTEAIRVAPGEVVGLYGVIGCGSERIASIVSGQASDAASVAMKVEGQSIAVNTPVRARRLGIGHLPNGRAANGILPRRSISENLYLRPRSRKQRASLAPTGGDTDKELSEIGVRYGNAKDPITSLSGGNQQKVLIGRLLGSDLRLLVLEEPTAGIDIAAKADVHNLLRKCTGKGWGILLVSSDLEEAIALSDRIHTMFDGQCVRTYSAPTTGDMSSISADVVGATQAKDREEIL; encoded by the coding sequence ATGACACCACTCCTGCGACTAGTTGACGTTAGCAAGTCCTTCGGAGCGACAAGGGCGCTCCGGGGGGTCTCCATTGATATTTTCCCCGGTGAGATCCATTGCATCATCGGGGAAAACGGGGCGGGCAAGTCCACGTTGGGCAGAATCTGTGGGGGCTTCGTCCGGCCAGATACCGGCAGCTTCTGGTATGGCGGCAAGGAAGTTCCGTTTTTCAGCCCTGAGGAAGCGCGAGCAGCCGGCTTGGCAATGGTGTTCCAGGAGCTTTCCCTGGCGCCGGATCTGAGCATTCAAGACAACCTGTTTCTGGGCGCTGACCCGACACGCAACCCTCTTCGCGTCCTCAGACGTTCGCGAGAACGATCGGAATGCCAGAGCGTTCTGGAAGCGGTGGGGCTGGGCAGGATTGAGATCAAGCGGCCAGTTGGCCAACTCCCTCCTGGTCAGCAGCAGCTCGTTGAAGTCAGCAAGGCCCTGGCGCGAAACCCGAGAATTCTCGTGCTCGATGAACCCTCGGCCATGCTTAGTCTGGCCGAGCGCAAACACCTGCACGGGATTATGGGCGAGCTTAGGGCCAACGGCACTGCGATCGTGTTCGTTACCCACCATGTCGCTGAAGTCGCCGAGCTCGCCGATCGCGTCACCGTGCTTCGCAATGGCGCTCTCGTTGAGAGCATTGCCGGACGCCAGACCGTCGATCAGATCGTTGAGCGTCTCGGCGGGGGAGGTATTCCTGCGCCGCATCGGCCACAGCGCCACGTCGTTCAAAATCCCGAAAGTGGCACGGCCGATTTTCTCTCGATCGTGGTACCGCGTCTGGACGGTAGCACCGAAGCAATCCGCGTGGCGCCTGGCGAAGTCGTCGGGCTTTATGGCGTCATTGGCTGTGGTAGCGAGCGGATCGCATCAATCGTATCGGGCCAGGCATCGGACGCCGCATCCGTGGCGATGAAGGTCGAGGGGCAAAGCATCGCCGTCAATACGCCTGTTCGGGCTCGTAGGCTCGGAATAGGGCATCTTCCGAACGGCCGCGCCGCGAACGGGATCCTCCCGAGGAGAAGTATAAGCGAAAACCTCTATCTGCGTCCCCGCAGCCGCAAGCAACGGGCATCGCTCGCTCCGACGGGTGGAGATACTGACAAGGAACTGTCCGAAATCGGTGTTCGATACGGAAATGCGAAAGATCCGATCACGAGCTTGAGCGGCGGCAATCAGCAGAAGGTCCTTATAGGTCGGCTGCTCGGATCTGACCTCCGTCTTCTTGTGCTCGAGGAGCCGACAGCCGGAATCGATATCGCCGCCAAAGCAGACGTTCATAATCTACTGCGCAAATGCACAGGCAAGGGATGGGGGATCCTTCTTGTGTCCAGCGATCTCGAAGAAGCGATCGCCCTCAGCGACCGCATTCACACGATGTTCGACGGACAGTGCGTGCGCACTTACAGCGCGCCGACCACTGGCGACATGTCTTCGATCTCGGCGGATGTGGTGGGCGCGACACAGGCAAAAGACAGGGAGGAAATACTATGA
- a CDS encoding ABC transporter permease: MSSQISINQASPPKVRHLFGQIGYADLMLPLLILLLALVAVMIEPRFLSTNNLLNLLRQLTPLLIFAAAQGIVIMSGGLDLSQSSVLSVAGVAGVLVMPELGIGVGVCVMVAVGAFCGLFSGFVVAATGASPLIVTLSALSITQAFALILANGVPIYDVPGEYTDLIGFTSLAGIPVMVVIGLAVLACCWVLLRFTVFGRYVYAMGSNYSAALHSGVDVRFYTVLVYVLSGTCAGIGAVVVTAWTSAAQPIAAPNLALQALASVVLGGVALKGGSGGMIHVVFGVVTLGMLSNVLNMIGVSAYFQTLAVGLVILLAVCLDRLRQRSARR; encoded by the coding sequence ATGAGTTCGCAAATCAGTATCAACCAGGCTAGTCCTCCAAAGGTGAGGCATCTATTTGGACAGATCGGCTATGCCGACTTGATGTTACCATTGCTTATACTATTGCTGGCGCTGGTTGCAGTGATGATCGAGCCGCGTTTCCTTTCAACAAACAACCTGCTCAATCTCCTTCGGCAATTGACACCATTGCTGATTTTCGCCGCAGCGCAAGGCATTGTGATCATGTCTGGCGGGCTGGATCTTTCCCAATCGTCCGTGTTGTCGGTTGCCGGTGTCGCAGGCGTCCTGGTAATGCCGGAACTGGGTATTGGCGTCGGCGTCTGCGTGATGGTTGCTGTTGGTGCGTTTTGTGGGCTCTTCTCGGGATTCGTCGTCGCCGCTACAGGGGCAAGTCCGCTCATCGTCACCCTATCCGCCCTTTCCATCACACAGGCTTTCGCTCTGATTTTGGCGAATGGCGTGCCGATATATGACGTTCCCGGCGAATATACCGATCTGATCGGCTTTACCTCGCTTGCCGGAATCCCGGTCATGGTTGTGATCGGCCTGGCGGTCTTGGCTTGCTGTTGGGTCCTGCTGCGCTTTACCGTTTTTGGACGGTACGTGTACGCAATGGGTTCGAACTATTCCGCAGCTTTGCATTCAGGCGTCGATGTCCGGTTTTACACGGTGCTCGTCTATGTTTTGAGCGGCACCTGCGCTGGGATCGGCGCGGTTGTCGTGACCGCCTGGACAAGCGCTGCCCAACCAATCGCAGCACCGAATCTCGCTTTGCAGGCCCTTGCCTCCGTTGTCCTTGGTGGGGTGGCCCTCAAGGGCGGCAGCGGTGGAATGATACATGTGGTCTTCGGCGTCGTCACGCTCGGGATGCTCTCGAATGTCCTGAACATGATTGGCGTGTCCGCCTATTTCCAGACTTTGGCGGTCGGCCTCGTCATTCTGTTGGCAGTTTGCCTCGACCGGCTCCGGCAACGCTCGGCTCGCCGCTAA
- a CDS encoding fumarylacetoacetate hydrolase family protein, producing the protein MKFVTFQNRGNTAVGVLIDDGSRLVDLTAAGLATDMQDLIENYDQRTAQIARLVQEKASALQLSEVELRAPIPTPRRNIFCVGKNYHEHAAEFGRSGFDAGSIGGSEVPEYPIIFSKPPSSVIGPGATIEWANDPYQSVDYEAELAVIIGRAGRVTENHDPMDFVFGYTIINDVTSRELQKRHKQWLLGKGIDTFAPMGPAIVTREAMGDISSRGIRCHVNDEQRQNARIGDLIFDIPTLVRTIGRSISLVAGDIIATGTPVGVGIGFTPPKYLNRGDRVRVEIDGIGTLENPVG; encoded by the coding sequence ATGAAGTTTGTTACATTCCAGAATCGGGGCAATACTGCCGTCGGCGTTTTGATCGATGACGGTTCTCGCCTGGTCGATCTTACCGCGGCGGGCCTTGCAACAGATATGCAGGATCTGATCGAAAACTACGATCAGCGCACTGCCCAGATCGCGAGGCTTGTTCAAGAGAAAGCCAGCGCATTGCAGCTCTCCGAGGTGGAACTTCGCGCCCCGATCCCGACCCCTCGCCGGAACATCTTCTGCGTCGGCAAGAACTATCATGAACATGCTGCAGAGTTCGGACGCAGTGGCTTCGACGCAGGATCGATCGGCGGCTCCGAAGTTCCGGAATATCCGATCATCTTCAGCAAACCGCCATCATCGGTGATCGGCCCCGGCGCGACGATCGAGTGGGCGAATGATCCCTATCAGTCGGTGGACTATGAAGCCGAGCTTGCTGTCATCATCGGTCGTGCCGGCCGGGTCACGGAAAACCATGATCCGATGGATTTTGTATTCGGATACACGATCATCAACGACGTGACATCGCGTGAACTGCAGAAACGCCATAAGCAGTGGCTGCTCGGCAAAGGAATCGACACCTTTGCGCCCATGGGACCTGCGATCGTAACCCGGGAAGCAATGGGCGACATTTCTTCCAGAGGCATTCGCTGCCACGTGAATGACGAGCAGCGTCAAAACGCTCGGATTGGCGACCTGATCTTCGACATTCCGACGCTGGTACGAACAATCGGCCGCTCAATCTCGCTGGTAGCCGGCGACATCATTGCAACTGGTACCCCGGTCGGTGTCGGCATCGGCTTTACCCCGCCGAAATACCTCAACCGCGGCGATCGCGTTCGCGTCGAAATCGACGGTATCGGGACGCTCGAAAACCCGGTCGGATAA
- a CDS encoding RidA family protein yields MGEINIYNPEKLGPPMGQYTHVTRVKANEFLFIAGMLSGDSAGNVIGEGDFDAQTAQVFKNVEAALESAGASWSNVVQFTTYLVHSQDIPKFMEFRLREFPKMFPDGKYPPNTLLMVDRLVKEPFLVEVQTIAAL; encoded by the coding sequence ATGGGCGAAATCAATATTTACAATCCGGAGAAGCTTGGCCCGCCAATGGGTCAGTACACACATGTCACGCGCGTAAAGGCGAACGAGTTTCTGTTCATCGCCGGGATGCTTTCCGGTGACTCCGCCGGAAATGTCATAGGTGAGGGCGACTTTGACGCCCAGACCGCACAGGTTTTCAAAAACGTGGAAGCCGCATTGGAATCTGCGGGGGCATCCTGGAGCAATGTCGTGCAATTCACGACCTATTTGGTCCACTCTCAGGACATTCCAAAGTTCATGGAATTCCGTCTGCGCGAATTTCCCAAGATGTTCCCTGACGGAAAATATCCACCGAACACTTTGCTGATGGTCGACCGGCTGGTGAAGGAACCCTTCCTCGTAGAGGTTCAGACGATCGCGGCACTTTAA